Proteins encoded together in one Amblyomma americanum isolate KBUSLIRL-KWMA chromosome 1, ASM5285725v1, whole genome shotgun sequence window:
- the LOC144093850 gene encoding tubulin beta-4 chain-like, which produces MREIVHIQTGQCGNQIGAKFWEVISDEHGIDPSGAYHGDSDLQLERINVYYNEASGGKYVPRAILVDLEPGTMDAVRSGQFGQLFRPDNFVFGQNGAGNNWAKGHYTEGAELVDSVLDVVRKEAESCDCLQGFQLTHSLGGGTGSGMGTLLISKIREEYPDRIMNTYSVVPSPKVSDTVVEPYNATLSVHQLVENTDETYCIDNEALYDICFRTLKLTTPTYGDLNHLVSATMSGVTTCLRFPGQLNADLRKLAVNMVPFPRLHFFMTGFAPLTSRGCQQYRALTVPELTQQMFDAKNMMAACDPRHGRYLTVAAVFRGRMSMREVDDQMLNIQNKQSSHFVEWIPDNVKTAVCDIPPRGLKMSATFIGNSTAIQELFRRISEQFTAMFRRKAFLHWYTGEGMDELEFTEAEFNLNELVSEYQQYQEAPDEDEGEFEETQAEA; this is translated from the exons atgcgcgagatagtacacatccagacaggccagtgtggcaacCAGATTGGGGCGAAG ttttgggaggtgatttccgatgagcatggcatcgatccaagcggggcgtaccatggcgattcggacctccagttggagcgcatcaatgtctactacaatgagGCCTCCG gaggtaaatacgtgcctcgggccatcctggttgacttggagccgggaaccatggacgccgtccgctcgggacagtttggacaactcttccggccggataactttgtgttcg GTCAGAATGGCGCTGGCAACAattgggccaagggccactacaccgagggtgctgaactagtggactcggtgctcgacgttgtgcgcaaggaagcggaatcctgtgactgcctgcagggattccagctgacccactccctgggcggtggtactggatctggcatgggcacactgctcatctcgaagatccgtgaagagtaccccgatcgcatcatgaacacctacagtgtagtgccctctccaaag gtttcggacactgtcgtcgagccctacaatgctactttgtcagtgcatcagcttgtggaaaacaccgacgagacctactgcatcgacaacgaagcactctacgatatctgcttccggacgcttaagctcacgactcccacctacggagaccttaaccacttggtttctgcaacgatgtcgggtgtgaccacatgcctgag atttcctgggcagctgaatgctgatcttcgcaagctggccgttaacatggtgcccttccctcgcctccacttcttcatgactggctttgctccactcacgtcccgcggctgccagcagtaccgggctctgactgtgccggagctgacgcaacagatgttcgatgccaaaaacatgatggctgcttgcgacccccgccacggtcgttacctgacagttgctgcagtcttcagaggccgaatgagcatgcgggaagtcgatgaccagatgctcaacatcCAGAACAAGCAGTCGAGTCACTTCGTTGAATGGATCCCGGACAATgtaaagacagctgtctgtgacataccgcctcgaggtctgaagatgtcggctactttcattgggaacagcacagccattcaagagcttttcaggcggatctccgagcagtttacag ctatgttccgccgcaaggcctttctgcactggtacaccggagagggcatggacgagttggagttcaccgaggcagagttcaacttgaacgaactggtgtcagaataccaacagtaccaggaggccCCAGATGAGGACGAGGGGGAATTCGAggagacccaggcagaggcctag